GACAGAAGCCATCTTCCCCTAAGGAGCCCACAGAGGACGAAAGCCCATCAGGGAAAGAGCCTTGAGTTCCGCCTGTTGCCCTAACTCTGGCCTTAAGGGCGGTATGAGCAACCATAACTGACTATCGGCGATCGCCTCCCCGGTGTCGGTGTTAAGACGGCTATCAGCCGGGGTTTCGGGATCGATAATTACCTGGTCAAATAACAGAGCCAAACCGTCAGGGGAAAGGCTCATTTGGGTGTCCCGGTAATCCTGCAACTTAAGCAGGGGAAAAACTTCACCGCTGTTGACGTTAATTTGGACAAAATAAGGCTCTTCAATGTATTCATCCCCCGGCAAAAGCTTGGTTAGCAGACAGTACAGGGTTTGGTTATTGCGACCAAATTCACAACTGACAATGGAGCCGTCCGTATCCACTAATTCCTTTTGCACCCCAAGGTTATTGACAAAGAAAAGGGTTCTTTGGAAGCGTTTTTGGGCATCTTCCGTATTGAAATTCACCAGAGCGGCGGCGCTACCATCGCTGGAAAAAGTTAACAGTTGACCGAATTTGGGCAGAAAATCCAATGGTTTTGCATCCGGTTGGAGGGGCAAAATACCGATGCCTTCCCCCCGAGCCACGGCCAAGGACTGATTATCCGGGGCGATTTGAAAGTCTCCGCCCTGTACCTTCAGACGCTCAGGCTTTTGCTGGTTTTTGAGCATCCAGAGGTCAAAGTCAGCGGGATTTTCACGGTTGACCCTCTGCACCACAATGGATTTACCGTCTTCGCTTACGTCGAATTGATTGTTCTGAAATCCCTGGTTATCCAGCACCAAAGTCGGTTTGGGCAACTCTTGGGGATTGTCATTCTCCACCACGGGCACTTGGTATAGCTGTAGTTGCCGGAGCCCCTCAAAGCCCAATTGAATTTCAGCGGCGGCAAACAGAATCCCTTTACCCCCGTCAAAGAATTGGAAATCCACCACAGTCAGTCCCGGTGGGGTGAGGATGGTTTTCCTTTGTTTAGTCAGGTTGTAGAAAATAATCCGTCCCTGCTCGATCCCTTGGGTGCCAATGTAAGCAAAGGCCCGGTCTCGACTACGGAAACTGCTGGTGAAGGGGGCCATCATTTGCCCTTGGTGGTGACCCGCATACTGTTCCCGCACATTGGTGATTTGCAGTTCGTAATCAGTGCCGTAGGGAATGGGATTTTCCAGGGTATAGGCCATGCGACGACCCGCCCAACTAAATTTTCCTGGTAGGGCTGGGGTAATGACCAAATTCTTTTCCACCTCCCGTTGGTCCATGGGACGGTCAAAGGTGATGATAAAAGCCCTGTCCTTCGCCCCCAGATCAGCCTCGCCCCAACTAAAATTTTGTACCCTGGGACGGTTGGCAAATATACACTGATTGTTGTTCTGGCAGGTGTAATGACCCACCACCACCACGGCGATCGCCGCACTAAGGACACCGATCAAACCGAGGGCCGCACGATCAATGGGTTCAGAAAAATATTTAGCGAGCATGGATAGAGGAGCAAAATTTAGAACAGAATCACAGCCGGACTTCCCTTTCCCCAGGGCTTGAAGCTGTGTTACATTTTGTGATGAGTAGTTCTCATTTTTGCCAAGTTTGGGAGCTTTTCCACCCTTGGTCAAACCGTCATAGTACGCTGATTATATGCGATTTTACGGCTCCGCCGGAGTCAACCCCCTCCATCCCTGATCCTTAAGAGAAGTCTAGCTTCAATGTTTTCAAAAGAAGTCACCGAATCAAAAGTTTTTCAATGGTTCAATGATCGTCTGGAAGTGCAAGCCATCTCCGATGACATTGCCAGCAAATACGTTCCTCCCCACGTCAATATTTTTTACTGTCTGGGGGGCCTGACCCTGACCTGCTTCCTGATCCAGTTTGCCACTGGGTTCGCCATGACCTTCTACTACAAACCCACGGTCACGGAAGCCTTCGCCTCTGTCCAATACATCATGAATGAAGTCAACTTTGGTTGGCTGATTCGCTCCATTCACCGTTGGTCCGCCAGCATGATGGTGCTGATGATGATTCTCCACGTTTTTCGGGTTTACCTCACCGGTGGTTTCAAGAAGCCCCGGGAATTGACCTGGGTTGTGGGTGTAATGCTAGCCGTCACCACTGTCACCTTTGGTGTAACCGGTTACTCCCTTCCCTGGGACCAGGTGGGTTACTGGGCGGTAAAAATCGTTTCCGGTGTACCGGCCGCTATTCCCGTGGTTGGGGATCAATTGGTGACCCTCATGCGAGGTAGTGAAAGCGTTGGTCAGGCTACCTTGACCCGCTTCTACAGCCTCCACACCTTCGTGCTTCCCTGGGCGATCGCCGTGTTGCTGTTGTTGCACTTCCTGATGATCCGCAAACAAGGCATTTCCGGTCCTTTGTAATTCCTGTCTTCCCACCGATCTGAGTTTGATCGGGCAATTTCGTTTAAACCGTTGCCAAATTGCTAAAGATTGGAACAGATTAGAAAATCTAGAAAACTTCTAAAAAACCTTAACTTGGAGCCTCTGCCCCATGAGTATTATCAAAAAGCCGGATCTTAGCGATCCCGATTTACGGGCCAAACTTGCCAAAGGCATGGGTCACAACTATTATGGTGAGCCCGCCTGGCCCAACGACATTCTTTACATGTTTCCTATCTGCATCCTTGGTGCTTTGGGGCTAATTGCCGGATTGGCGATCCTCGACCCTGCCATGATCGGTGAACCAGCGGATCCCTTTGCGACCCCTCTGGAAATTTTGCCTGAATGGTACCTGTACCCCACTTTCCAAATTTTGCGCATTCTTCCCAACAAACTTTTGGGCATTGCCGGTATGGCTGCCATTCCCCTTGGTTTGATGTTGGTGCCTTTCATTGAAAGTGTGAACAAATTCCAAAACCCCTTCCGTCGTCCCATTGCCATGACTGTCTTCTTGTTCGGCACTGCGGCGGCTTTATGGTTAGGTGCTGGGGCAACTTTCCCCATTGATAAGTCCCTAACCTTGGGCTTGTTCTAATGAAGATTTTCCACTCTTGGGTAAGGTCGACAGTAGTGGTTTGAGTCCTATAAGTTCAACAAAATCCTAATCCATCTTTAAGACCTGGTATCTCGGGATATTTGTTAGCTAACTCCCAGAACGATTGGCCAAAATTCAAGATATCATTACCACATAAATTCCTTTGTCAGCTTATTTTGTTTGCAAAGGAATTTTTTTGCTGGTAAAAATCCTGATTGCATTGCCAAACATCCTCTCAATCTTGACAATCAATGAAAATTGTTATTGATGGTATTTTTTTTCACATTGCCAATACCGGGATTGCGAGGGTGTGGCGGAGTGTCTTGGCGCAATGGTGTGATTCAGGTTTTATAGAAAATATTATTCTGATTGATCGAGGTCATACTGCTCCCCAGTTGCAAGGGGCTCAATACTATCATCTCCCAACGTTTAATTATCAAGAAGAAGCATTATTTTCCACCAAGCTACAGGAAATTTGTGATCAATTCCATGCTGATCTATTCATTTCCACTTACTACACAACGCCCCTATCTACCCCTTCCCTTTTAATGATCCATGACATGATTCCAGAGGTAATGGGCTGGGATTTAAGGGAGTTTTGGTGGCGAGAAAAAAACTATGCCATACTCTATGCCAATCAATATATTGCGGTTTCTAACAATACGGCCCAGGACTTAATGCGATTTTATCCTGAGGTCCAGCCTTCCCGGATAACAGTTATTCATAATGGCGTTGATAAGGGATTCCATCCAGCAGAGTCACGAGAAATCAGTGGAATTAAAACAAAGTTTGCTATCAATGCTTCCTATTTGTTACTAGTCGGTACCCATTTGGGAGCAAACCAATATAAAAACGGCACTATTTTATTTGAAGCGTTAAAGCATTGGCAGAGTCCTGAAAAGTTAACTATTGTTTGCGTGGGGGGCAATGTAGATTTGCAAAGGGAAATGCCATCACTACCCAACAATGTTGATATTTGTTTGATTCGACCAACAGATGAGGAATTAAAAGCTCTTTACTCTGGGGCGATCGCCTTGGTTTATCCTTCTTTGTACGAGGGCTTTGGTTTGCCGATTCTTGAGGCTATGGCCTGCGGTTGCCCAGTAATCACTTGCCATAACTCTTCATTGCCAGAGGTGGGGAAAGATGCAGTTATTTATATCGATGGTCAGAATAAAAGAGAAATGATTGAAGCCTTGGAAAAAGTTCAAAATCAAGCAATTCGCAACGAACTAATTACTAAAGGGAAAGAGCGAGCTAAAAAATTTCCCTGGTCAACAACTGCCGGCAAAATTAGTGATTTGTGTCTAGAAATAATTGCAGACACAAAAAATAAAGCAGAAAAAAATAACTTTATTTCGCTCTGGCAAGATTTTAGGCAATGTCAGGTTCAAGAATATCAATATTCATCAATGGCAGAAACAATACAAGCGAAAAATATTGCGGTTAATGATCTAGTTTGTCATTTAGAAAATGAGATTGAAAATAACAATTATGTTATCGCTCATTTACAGACAGAGAATCAGCAATTGCAGGATTCCATTGATAAATTGAATTGGCAAATTGAAGAATTATTAAATACAAAGAAGACGCTAAAAAGATTATGCAGAAAAGTACTGAAGAAGCTATTTAGGCTCAAATTAGATACAGATAAAAGGTATAGGGACCACTAGAGACCGGATATTGTTCGGCAAAAAGTTATATTTGCAGGTTCATGGTTGGCAAAATAGTTTAATCTAGACTATCTAAAGGTTTGTTAATATCAAGCCACCTCAAAATTGCGATCTTAAACCGAGCGCTATGACGAATACTAAGACTACCCCCACGGTCAAAATACTACGGGAATTTGCCTGGATTATGGCCGGGATGATTGCCTTTCTCTTTGGTCTGCTCATTCCCCTACTAAAGGGCCACGGATTACCTCCATTGCCCTGGGCGATCGCCTTTGCCTTTGGAGGGCTGGGGCTAGTGGCTCCCCGTAGTTTGGGCCCAGTGTATGAACTATGGCTAAAAATTGGCCATGTTTTAGGGTGGATTAACAGCCGCATCATCCTGACCCTAATTTTTGCGTTGGTGGTTACTCCTATGGCTCTGGTAATGAAATTAATCAAAAGGGACACCATGGCCCGCCAATTGGAGCCCCAGCAGGTTACCTATCGATCGCCTTGTCGTCCCCGGGACATTAGCCATCTGCAAAAACCCTACTAACCCACAAATTGCTAATAAACGTTTAAAAGTAACCTTATGGAAGGATTTATTGAATTATTGCAGGATGTTTGGGGTTTCTTGCGGCAAAGAAAAAAATATTGGCTATTACCCCTGATTTTAACCCTCGTTCTCCTGGGAGCCTTAATTGTTTTCACCCAAGGATCGGCGATCGCCCCCTTTATCTACACTCTCTTTTAAGCTTCCATGTCTCTGCTTCCCCATCGTCAAACCCAGTTGAAGGCCCTACTGCGACGGTTGGGATTAACTGACAATACCCCAGTGGATTGGAACCTAGTGGATTTGGCCCTCACCCATGCCAGTCAGTCCCCGGAACAAAATTACCAGCAATTGGAGTTTGTTGGGGATGCAGTGGTGCGGTTAGCCTCAGCGGAAGTGCTGATGAAACATTATCCCCAGACTTCAGTGGGGGAAATGTCTGCCCTGAGGGCGATTTTGGTCAGTGATCGTACCCTAGCCGGTTGGGGAGAATTGTATGGCCTAGACCGATTTCTTTGGATTACTCCGGCGGTCCTGGCAGACAAAAATGGGCGAGTTTCCCTGATGGCGGATAGCTTTGAGGCCTTATTGGGAGCTCTTTACCTTAGTGTGGGGGATTTATCCCTAATCCGCCCTTGGTTAAGCGAACATTTGTTGGCCAAAGCCACTGAAATTAGACAAGATCCTGCCCTCCATAACTATAAAGAAGCTTTGCAGGCATGGACCCAAGCCCACTACAAATGTTTACCAGAATACCGAGTAGAACCCCTGGATCAAAATTTGCCCCAACAGTCAGGTTTTCAGGCAACGGTTTGGCTTGGCGATCAACCATTGGGTAGTGGTAGTGGTTCATCGAAAAAAAGTGCTGAACAGGCCGCCGCTCAACAAGCCTACCAAGATTTTATTGCTAAGGAAATTTTACCCATGCCCAAAATAAATTAATTTGGTTAGATAGAGTTGAGTTAACAGATATATTGCCGAGCCTGAATTTTAGCTAACAGTTGACCCATGCAAATGGCACCGTCGTTGGGCGGTAGTTCTCTGGGCCACAAAGGAGAAAAACCAGCTTTTTTGAGGGCAGTAATGGTACTGGCAAGCAAATAACAATTTTGAAAGCAACCTCCCCCCAGAGCAACTTTTTCGATTCCCTGCTGTTGGGCAATAGTGATAATTAAATTTACTAAACTGTTGTGGAATTTAGTGGCTATTAGGTTAGTTTTGCTTCTATCTTCTGTGGTTATAGCTTTAATTAAGGGGCGCCAATCAACAGCTAATTTTTTTTCCTTGTTGTTTAGAGTCAAAGGATAATACTCCTCAGTTAAATTTGGCATAATCTGAGCTTCCAGAGCTATGGCCGCCTGACCTTCAAAAGTTACTTCGTTAATCAATCCTATCAGTGTCGCAATACCGTCAAATAATCTTCCCATACTCGAAGTGAGCGGTGCTTGCCCTCGTTGCCAAAGTTGACGTAAATTTTTGTTGTTTAGATCCTGATTTAACCTGCTGTTTATCTTGTTTTTAAACCCATTATTGAAATTCAACCAATTTCCTAAAGAATCAGCAGAAAAATCATCACCAAAAGTGGGCCATAACAACGCCAAAGCAATCCGATGGGGATATTTAATGGCTTGTTGATTACCTAATAAATGAAATGGTTGTAGATGAGCAATTCTCTGCCAAGTACCTTGGGTGATTTTTAAAAATTCTCCCCCCCAAATAGTACCGTCCATGCCGTAGCCAGTGCCATCCCAAGCAATACCTAACACGGACTCCTCCATAACTCCATGTTCCGCCATAACCGCTAAAATATGAGCATAGTGATGCTGCACAAAAGTGACAGGCAAAGCTTGGTTTTCAGCATATTGATGACTGAAATAATCAGGGTGTAAATCTGCAACAATTTCCTGGGGAGAGAAATCGTATAGCTGGCTTAAATGGGCAATGGCTTCTTCAAAATTTTGGTAGGTGGGAGCAGAATTCAAATCGCCCAAATGTTGGCTGACGTAAGCTTGATTTTGTTTGGCGATCGCCACTGTATTTTTATAATGACCTCCCATCGCCAATAGTTTTTTTTGAGTAGGCTTTGGTAAAGTAATGGGTTGAGGAGCGTAACCCCGGGCTCGACGCAAAAATAATGGCTTCCCAGCTACTATTTGGACAACGGAATCATCCACTGGACAAACAATCGGGCGATCATGAACGAGAAAACCGTCAGCAATATTTTGTAACCGGGTTAAAGCGTCAATATTATCAATGCAAATTTGCTCCCCAGCTAAGTTACCACTGGTAGCTACCATGGGTTTCTTTAATTTTTTTAGTAATAAGTGATGCAAAGGAGTATAGGCTAACATTACGCCGACTCGGGGGTTGCCTGGGGCAATATTTTCCACCAAAATTAATTGTTTTTTTTTGTTTAATAACACAATAGGGGCGGCGGCACTTTGTAACAATTCAACTTCTAGATTATTAGGTTGGTAATGCTCCACAATTTGACCAAGATTACCATACATTACCGCCAAAGGTTTATCCGGTCGATGTTTCCTTAATCTTAATTTTTCCACAGCTTCAAAATCAGTGGCATCACAACACAAATGGAAGCCACCTAAGCCTTTAATAGCGATAATATTGCCGACTTTTAAATTATCTACAGCAAAGTTTAAAGCTTCATTTGCTTCTGCAATTACTTGGCCTTGTCGGTTCCAAAAAGCCAGTTGGGGGCCACAGCGAGGACAGGCATTAGGTTGGGCATGGAAGCGTCTATCGCCTGGTTGCTTATATTCCCTTTCACAGTCGGTACATTGGCGAAACCTAGCCATGGTGGTACGACAACGGTCGTAAGGTAGGGCTTCAATAATGGTGTAGCGGGGACCGCAATGGGTACAGTTAATAAAGGGGTAAAGATAACGGCGATCGCTAGGGTCAAATAGTTCTGTTAAGCAGGCGGAACAAGTGGATAAATCGGGTAAAATACTCGCAGTTTTAGGGCCATCACTACTGGGGCGGATAGTAAAGTTAGTAAAACTTTCCAGCGGTAACTGTTCAACGGCTAATTGTTCAATCAAACCAGGGGGAGGTAATGTCTTCGTTAATCTCTCCGTAAAGTCGGCGATCGCCTTTTCGTCGGCGGTAATGACAACGGTAGCTCCTTGAGTGGAATTATTCACCCAACCATTCAGTCCCATTTCCTGGGCAAGGGTATAAACAAAGGGACGAAAACCCACTCCTTGCACCCTTCCCTGGACCTGTATGGCAACGGTTTTTAACATTATTCTACTTCCATTAATACTGTTAAATAACCTGCTATGCCACAACTAAGAATTAGCGTTATTTTTCCAATAAGATGCTAATAATTGGTGGGGATAGGGAGAGGCAACGAGAGCTTGGGCTTGATGGTAATGGGCGCTATAATCTCGATGGCTCCGGTCAACTTCCTCCGTTGGGAGAATAGTTTTTAACTGCTTGAGAGTTTGCACCGCCACTGTAGGAAAAAAGGAAAACTTACCCGGTAACACACAAAGGTAGTTGCTCTGGGGATTAACTTCAATCCAATAACTATAGCGACGTTTTTGGGCATCGTCACTAATGAACTCCGTTTTAACGCAATCGTAACTCCAGAGTTGACGTTGATATAAATTTTCTTCGCTGAAATACCGTGCCGCCGTATCCAAAAGTAATTCAATTTCTCCACTAGCTAAATAATCATTTTCGTTACTGACGTAACCAGAATTTGCCAGCATGGAATAGTTTAGAAATTCCGAAGAATCAGGAATATTTGCCCTTTGAAAAAAATGATTGAAATGGTAGGAGTTTTTAGTGGACATCCGCACGAAATTATGGGAACTAATGGCAGGGTAAGCTACCACCATGGTGCTGCGACTTTGTTTTAGCTTAGCTCGCACCTGTAGAGTGGGTAAAATGCGCTCAAAGCCTGCTCCCACTGCAAAAATAAACGCTTTGGCTTTAAGGTAATGTTGCTGTCCTTGGCAATCTCGATAAAAGATACTTTGTACCCTGACTGGGCCATAACGATCCACATTAATTTGTTCTAAATTAATTCCGGTGGCGATCGCCGTTCCGTGGGCCAGGGCGCTGGCGGTAAGATCCTGCAAAATCCCCTGGGTATCCATGGCACAATCTAAACTTTTCAACAGGGCATAGTCACTGGGTTTTACCCCATGGCTAAGGTCAAATTGTTGGCAATAGTGACTAATTTTTTCCGACTGACCTAATAGACTGCAACTCCGCTGTTCATAACTTTCCAAATGGTCATAGTCCGGTGCCACTGCTCCATTGCCCGTCGGCGATCGCCAATTGAATTGCTGCCCATAGGCCATTTCCAAACGACCCAACACCCGCTTTAACTGCATTTCCAACTGCACCCGATCCCCCTTGAGGCCGGACTGGAGCATTTCTGGGGAGTGGCGTTGGGGATGGATCAGGTAAACGGGATTGGGGTCGAACCAACCTGCGCCGGTAACTGTGGGGCGGTAACCGTGGTCAAATTGCTCCAAGGTCAAATTACAGCGACCCGCGAAATAATGGCTGTAATGGTTGAGTAAATCCTCCACCCCATTAACGCAATTAAAAAAAGTCTGACCATCATCCTGGCCCGAATATAGGGCCCCCGTATGGAACCAACCCTCCAATTTGCCGGAGGAATCCCCCCCCAAATGGCTATTTTGTTCTAACAACTGCACTGACAGGTTAGTATGGCGGGCCACATATTCGGCGATCGCCACCCCAGCAATGCCTCCCCCAATGACGGCCACATCGACCCGATTGATTGCCGCCGCACCAACTTGAACCATAAACTATGCTGAATTTATCCATGGGAGCTTTAACCCCCCTATTCTAGATTCAATCCGGTAAACCATGGCCATGCATAAGCACGGCAAACAGAGCTCAAGCTCACCGGAAACTCTGCCACTATAGACTTTCCTCTTCCCATGACCACTCTGTACAATCTGCTCGCCATTCTCCGTAAAGAGCTACTAAGTTATTTTGGTTCTCCTTTTGCCTATGGCATTGCCGCCATTTTTTGGTTAATGTCGGGAATTTTCTTTTCTTTGATGCTCAGTCAAATTATCTCCAACGTTGAGTTTTTGCGGCAGTCGGGGGTTTCTGAGCCAGTGGATGTGGCGGGGGATTTTCTTTCTAGTTATTTAGGCTTAATTATTTCGTTGATTTTAGTACTACTACCTGCCCTTTCCATGGGACTGTACGCAGAAGAAAGAAAGCGAGGCACCCTGGAATTATTGGCCACCTCCCCAGTCACCAATTGGGTGGTGGCGGTGGGCAAATTAATGGGGGCATTACTGTTTTTCTCAGTGTTGTTAGTTCCCCTATGGATTTATCAAATCATTATCTTTTCTGCGGCTAATCCTCCCCTACCAAGCGGTTTAGTGCTAGTGGCCAATGGGGCGGTAATTCTAGTGGCGGCGGCGGTGCTTTCCCTAGGCATGTTCATTTCTTCTCTGACGGAAAACGTGATAATTGCCTACATTCTCACCTTCGTTTTAATTTTGATGCTTTGGATTATGGATGTATTTGCCCAAAACCTAGGCGGGGCGATCGCCGATGTCTTCGCCTACCTTTCCCTTTTCCAAAGTTACCAAGATTTAATTAACGGAGTAATCAATAGTAAAAGCTGTGTGTTATTTGCCAGCTACATTTTTCTGGGTATTTTCCTCACTGCCCAGTCCATCGAAGCCCTAAGATTTCAACGTTCTTAACCCAAGTTAACCGGGGCCGCCATGCTCAAACACATTGCCATACATACCCAAATCAAGGGTTACCATCACCGGTAAACACTCGAAACACCTTTGGGCTAACCGTAAACGATCCTCCCTGGCCAGCATTTTTTCTAACTTATGGCGCAGGGGAATCAAATAACGTACATCATTGGCAGCATAGGCCAATTGGGCCTTACTCAAATTAGCCGCGTTGCCCCAATCGGAACATTGGGAAGACTTATCCAATTCCACTCCCACCAATTCCTGCACCAGCGTTTTGAGTCCATGGTGGGAAGTGTAGGTACGGGCAATTTTGCTGGCAATTTTAGTACAAAAAATCGGATAAGTTTTAATGTCAAAGGTGTGTTTTAGTTGGGCCGTGTCGAAACGAGCAAAATGGAAGATTTTAGTGATACCTGGGTCTTCCATCAATCGGGTCAGGTTAGGGGCCTCCTCCTGGCCTTTGGCAATGCGTAAAGCCGTCACATTGCCCTCTGGATCACAAATTTGCACCAAGCAGAGGCGGTCCCGATGGGGATTTAAACCCATGGTTTCCGTATCCACCGCAACTTCTTTGCAAGCCAAAAGCTGCTGGCAAACGTCTTCGGGTAAATCGTAGTCAAAAACTTCGAACTGACTCAGGGTATCGGCAGAGGGCATGGTAAGCAATAAAAATCAATAAAAGAAAATTTCCTAGGGGCGAAAATCCGCAGGGGTGGGGGTGCGGCGTCGGGGAGGATTTGGTTTAACCACAAGGGCCGGTTTGGGAGTAACCGTTTCCATTTCTTTGGCAACGGAGTTTTCTTCGGTCACAGTGCTGACACTCTCTTCTTCCATCACCATGCCGGACTGTTCATTAGCGGGTACTTCTGGTACTTCCTGCTTAATGATAATTTCCGTCCCGGTTTCCGTTACCTCTGTTGGAGTGGGGTTAGGATTATTCTCCAAGGTCTGAACCGGCTCAGGGGCAATGAGTTCTTGTTTTTCTGGGGTGATTGGCTCTGGGCCCACAGGGCTAACAGCGGTTCCGCCCAAAA
The genomic region above belongs to Synechocystis sp. PCC 6803 substr. PCC-P and contains:
- a CDS encoding Ig-like domain-containing protein; this encodes MLAKYFSEPIDRAALGLIGVLSAAIAVVVVGHYTCQNNNQCIFANRPRVQNFSWGEADLGAKDRAFIITFDRPMDQREVEKNLVITPALPGKFSWAGRRMAYTLENPIPYGTDYELQITNVREQYAGHHQGQMMAPFTSSFRSRDRAFAYIGTQGIEQGRIIFYNLTKQRKTILTPPGLTVVDFQFFDGGKGILFAAAEIQLGFEGLRQLQLYQVPVVENDNPQELPKPTLVLDNQGFQNNQFDVSEDGKSIVVQRVNRENPADFDLWMLKNQQKPERLKVQGGDFQIAPDNQSLAVARGEGIGILPLQPDAKPLDFLPKFGQLLTFSSDGSAAALVNFNTEDAQKRFQRTLFFVNNLGVQKELVDTDGSIVSCEFGRNNQTLYCLLTKLLPGDEYIEEPYFVQINVNSGEVFPLLKLQDYRDTQMSLSPDGLALLFDQVIIDPETPADSRLNTDTGEAIADSQLWLLIPPLRPELGQQAELKALSLMGFRPLWAP
- the petB gene encoding cytochrome b6: MFSKEVTESKVFQWFNDRLEVQAISDDIASKYVPPHVNIFYCLGGLTLTCFLIQFATGFAMTFYYKPTVTEAFASVQYIMNEVNFGWLIRSIHRWSASMMVLMMILHVFRVYLTGGFKKPRELTWVVGVMLAVTTVTFGVTGYSLPWDQVGYWAVKIVSGVPAAIPVVGDQLVTLMRGSESVGQATLTRFYSLHTFVLPWAIAVLLLLHFLMIRKQGISGPL
- the petD gene encoding cytochrome b6-f complex subunit IV translates to MSIIKKPDLSDPDLRAKLAKGMGHNYYGEPAWPNDILYMFPICILGALGLIAGLAILDPAMIGEPADPFATPLEILPEWYLYPTFQILRILPNKLLGIAGMAAIPLGLMLVPFIESVNKFQNPFRRPIAMTVFLFGTAAALWLGAGATFPIDKSLTLGLF
- a CDS encoding glycosyltransferase, coding for MKIVIDGIFFHIANTGIARVWRSVLAQWCDSGFIENIILIDRGHTAPQLQGAQYYHLPTFNYQEEALFSTKLQEICDQFHADLFISTYYTTPLSTPSLLMIHDMIPEVMGWDLREFWWREKNYAILYANQYIAVSNNTAQDLMRFYPEVQPSRITVIHNGVDKGFHPAESREISGIKTKFAINASYLLLVGTHLGANQYKNGTILFEALKHWQSPEKLTIVCVGGNVDLQREMPSLPNNVDICLIRPTDEELKALYSGAIALVYPSLYEGFGLPILEAMACGCPVITCHNSSLPEVGKDAVIYIDGQNKREMIEALEKVQNQAIRNELITKGKERAKKFPWSTTAGKISDLCLEIIADTKNKAEKNNFISLWQDFRQCQVQEYQYSSMAETIQAKNIAVNDLVCHLENEIENNNYVIAHLQTENQQLQDSIDKLNWQIEELLNTKKTLKRLCRKVLKKLFRLKLDTDKRYRDH
- a CDS encoding SxtJ family membrane protein; protein product: MTNTKTTPTVKILREFAWIMAGMIAFLFGLLIPLLKGHGLPPLPWAIAFAFGGLGLVAPRSLGPVYELWLKIGHVLGWINSRIILTLIFALVVTPMALVMKLIKRDTMARQLEPQQVTYRSPCRPRDISHLQKPY
- a CDS encoding DUF5989 family protein yields the protein MEGFIELLQDVWGFLRQRKKYWLLPLILTLVLLGALIVFTQGSAIAPFIYTLF
- the rnc gene encoding ribonuclease III yields the protein MSLLPHRQTQLKALLRRLGLTDNTPVDWNLVDLALTHASQSPEQNYQQLEFVGDAVVRLASAEVLMKHYPQTSVGEMSALRAILVSDRTLAGWGELYGLDRFLWITPAVLADKNGRVSLMADSFEALLGALYLSVGDLSLIRPWLSEHLLAKATEIRQDPALHNYKEALQAWTQAHYKCLPEYRVEPLDQNLPQQSGFQATVWLGDQPLGSGSGSSKKSAEQAAAQQAYQDFIAKEILPMPKIN
- the hypF gene encoding carbamoyltransferase HypF — translated: MLKTVAIQVQGRVQGVGFRPFVYTLAQEMGLNGWVNNSTQGATVVITADEKAIADFTERLTKTLPPPGLIEQLAVEQLPLESFTNFTIRPSSDGPKTASILPDLSTCSACLTELFDPSDRRYLYPFINCTHCGPRYTIIEALPYDRCRTTMARFRQCTDCEREYKQPGDRRFHAQPNACPRCGPQLAFWNRQGQVIAEANEALNFAVDNLKVGNIIAIKGLGGFHLCCDATDFEAVEKLRLRKHRPDKPLAVMYGNLGQIVEHYQPNNLEVELLQSAAAPIVLLNKKKQLILVENIAPGNPRVGVMLAYTPLHHLLLKKLKKPMVATSGNLAGEQICIDNIDALTRLQNIADGFLVHDRPIVCPVDDSVVQIVAGKPLFLRRARGYAPQPITLPKPTQKKLLAMGGHYKNTVAIAKQNQAYVSQHLGDLNSAPTYQNFEEAIAHLSQLYDFSPQEIVADLHPDYFSHQYAENQALPVTFVQHHYAHILAVMAEHGVMEESVLGIAWDGTGYGMDGTIWGGEFLKITQGTWQRIAHLQPFHLLGNQQAIKYPHRIALALLWPTFGDDFSADSLGNWLNFNNGFKNKINSRLNQDLNNKNLRQLWQRGQAPLTSSMGRLFDGIATLIGLINEVTFEGQAAIALEAQIMPNLTEEYYPLTLNNKEKKLAVDWRPLIKAITTEDRSKTNLIATKFHNSLVNLIITIAQQQGIEKVALGGGCFQNCYLLASTITALKKAGFSPLWPRELPPNDGAICMGQLLAKIQARQYIC
- a CDS encoding FAD-dependent oxidoreductase → MVQVGAAAINRVDVAVIGGGIAGVAIAEYVARHTNLSVQLLEQNSHLGGDSSGKLEGWFHTGALYSGQDDGQTFFNCVNGVEDLLNHYSHYFAGRCNLTLEQFDHGYRPTVTGAGWFDPNPVYLIHPQRHSPEMLQSGLKGDRVQLEMQLKRVLGRLEMAYGQQFNWRSPTGNGAVAPDYDHLESYEQRSCSLLGQSEKISHYCQQFDLSHGVKPSDYALLKSLDCAMDTQGILQDLTASALAHGTAIATGINLEQINVDRYGPVRVQSIFYRDCQGQQHYLKAKAFIFAVGAGFERILPTLQVRAKLKQSRSTMVVAYPAISSHNFVRMSTKNSYHFNHFFQRANIPDSSEFLNYSMLANSGYVSNENDYLASGEIELLLDTAARYFSEENLYQRQLWSYDCVKTEFISDDAQKRRYSYWIEVNPQSNYLCVLPGKFSFFPTVAVQTLKQLKTILPTEEVDRSHRDYSAHYHQAQALVASPYPHQLLASYWKNNANS
- a CDS encoding ABC transporter permease, encoding MTTLYNLLAILRKELLSYFGSPFAYGIAAIFWLMSGIFFSLMLSQIISNVEFLRQSGVSEPVDVAGDFLSSYLGLIISLILVLLPALSMGLYAEERKRGTLELLATSPVTNWVVAVGKLMGALLFFSVLLVPLWIYQIIIFSAANPPLPSGLVLVANGAVILVAAAVLSLGMFISSLTENVIIAYILTFVLILMLWIMDVFAQNLGGAIADVFAYLSLFQSYQDLINGVINSKSCVLFASYIFLGIFLTAQSIEALRFQRS